The following are from one region of the Penaeus monodon isolate SGIC_2016 chromosome 19, NSTDA_Pmon_1, whole genome shotgun sequence genome:
- the LOC119585411 gene encoding integrator complex subunit 3-like translates to MRAGAKKSSGFTSPDAEFAQNSGECITYELRSSVSYEDCQKMVQSVFDSNIYKLEISQYMNLKYPTSSYIVIFLICKYLNQKHSEFVEMYYFKFYFQIIPNFHPPLADKIRSGVCNSLKQILEKRVVQSLEPLFDNPRMDTELRKLIRDTFPEFCANSASGDVKPEDFVAPVSSANVTRMDLMVETGLDFTTSSVNSDNDVNNSNHIGEDEAMFSDEEEEPPTSKTPPPPPTAKVKVEENVVAVPVTEGVEMKAKVNDVNSVEEKVDISKHLEFLDSELRNILVELQNEKDPQPRCDQLQKVCNHLLSEDLAQDELSNLAACLCHLLHDDLHPGCSLLPQDISPEGIQESLGRPLYVLFDNLVILPEDDRRRQPQLQLLVEMHKISQQVGYHFLYFLKSSNIKTEKVQENNERYFLIYRDLYKAAGLKDFAGFIIRDLRLCSEEDPRVLSWIIPDIYNSFTKQTMGNAELLQLVLERLDSSQLHDLVCMVLQGSLQMFDNNSFAAIXEKSLQWETVEQLFLWQLAKAHEIPVDCCLSVMPKLKFTSHSAVVTNTHGEALSNILMMLRRESPSEVLLRTLLQRECRLEDPTVATILQYWVQRYEDKMAKLINDVVNNKPQPSPNKRKRNQSTKASAVPLDQVLSHLNHLRTACGQTTFFALTTMQDTLQTAQNQCTETQKKKYCDLFALIEEEEEEEPEPEPQRKTKSNRGRKPKGRKKQESESEEESSEASLQIEEDVKKPARKRKKNNQVGSDSD, encoded by the exons ATGAGGGCCGGGGCAAAAAAGTCCTCTGGTTTTACATCTCCAGATGCAGAGTTTGCACAAAATTCAGGGGAATGTATCACGTATGAGCTTCGCAGCTCAGTGTCCTACGAGGATTGTCAAAAAATGGTTCAA AGTGTTTTTGattcaaatatttacaaattaGAAATATCACAATATATGAACTT GAAATATCCTACAAGTTCATATATTGTGATATTTCtaatttgtaaatatttgaatCAAAAACACTCTGAATTTGTTGagatgtattattttaaattttattttcagatcATCCCAAATTTCCACCCGCCATTGGCTGATAAGATACGAAGTGGAGTTTGTAATTCACTAAAACAGATCCTTGAGAAAAGAGTTGTACAGTCACTTGAACCACTTTTTGACAATCCTCGTATGGACACTGAGCTGCGAAAGCTCATACGTGATACATTCCCTGAATTTTGTGCAAACTCTGCATCTGGAGATGTAAAACCAGAGGACTTTGTTGCCCCGGTCTCATCAGCAAATGTCACCAGAATGGACCTCATGGTTGAGACTGGTCTGGACTTTACAACATCATCAGTGAACAGtgacaatgatgttaataatagtaaccaCATTGGTGAGGACGAAGCAATGTTcagtgatgaagaggaagagccTCCCACGTCTAAAACCCCTCCACCGCCACCAACCGCCAAAGTCAAAGTGGAAGAAAATGTTGTTGCTGTTCCAGTGACCGAAGGGGTGGAGATGAAAGCCAAAGTTAATGATGTGAATAGTGTGGAGGAAAAAGTGGACATAAGTAAACACTTGGAATTTCTGGATAGTGAATTGAGGAACATTCTTGTGGAGTTGCAGAATGAGAAGGACCCTCAGCCGAG ATGCGACCAGCTTCAGAAGGTGTGCAACCATCTCTTAAGTGAGGACCTAGCTCAGGATGAGTTATCAAATTTAGCAGCATGCCTGTGTCACCTCTTGCACGACGACCTGCATCCTGGCTGTTCACTCCTGCCTCAAGACATCAGCCCAGA GGGTATTCAGGAAAGCCTCGGGCGACCTCTGTACGTCCTCTTTGACAACCTTGTCATTCTTCCTGAGGATGATCGTCGAAGACAGCCTCAGCTGCAGTTACTGGTAGAGATGCACAAGATTTCACAGCAAGTTGGCTATCACTTCCTGTACTTCCTCAAATCATCAAACATCAAAACAGAGAAAGTCCAAGAAAATAATGAACGTTATTTCCTCATCTACCGTGACCTGTACAAAGCAGCGGGCCTGAAGGACTTTGCAGGATTCATAATCAGAGACCTGCGGCTGTGTAGCGAGGAAGATCCTAGAGTGCTAAGCTGGATTATACCTGATATATACAATAGCTTTACCAAACAGACAATGGGAAATGCTGAGCTGTTACAGTTAGTGTTAGAGAGACTAGACTCATCACAGTTACACGATTTAGTGTGCATGGTCCTGCAAGGATCCTTGCAAATGTTTGACAACAATTCTTTTGCAGCAATTT NAGAAAAAAGTTTGCAGTGGGAGACGGTAGAACAACTCTTTTTGTGGCAACTCGCCAAGGCTCATGAGATCCCTGTCGACTGTTGCTTGTCTGTGATGCCGAAGCTCAAGTTTACCTCACATTCTGCTGTTGTCACGAACACCCATGGGGAGGCACTTTCTAATATCCTCATGATGCTACGAAGAGAATC tCCATCAGAGGTCCTGCTAAGAACACTGCTTCAAAGAGAATGCAGGCTGGAGGACCCAACAGTGGCTACCATCCTGCAGTATTGGGTTCAACGCTATGAAGACAAGATGGCAAAGCTTATCAATGATGTTGTCAACAACAAACCGCAGCCATCACCAAACAAACGGAAACGTAACCAAAGTACAAAAGCCAGTGCAGTCCCATTGGACCAAGTGTTATCACATTTGAACCATTTGCGGACAGCATGCGGTCAAACAACATTTTTTGCATTAACTACCATGCAGGACACACTGCAAACAGCCCAAAATCAGTGTACTGAAAcgcagaagaaaaaatattgtgaTTTGTTTGCCCTtattgaagaagaggaagaggaagagccggAGCCTGAACCTCAAAGAAAAACCAAGTCTAATCGAGGTAGAAAGCCAAAGGGACGGAAGAAACAGGAATcggaaagtgaagaagagagtaGTGAGGCAAGTCTCCAGATA GAGGAAGATGTCAAAAAGCCagcaagaaaacgaaagaagaataaCCAAGTGGGCTCGGACAGTGACTAG